The following coding sequences are from one Novosphingobium sp. KACC 22771 window:
- a CDS encoding MFS transporter, which yields MTTSTHLLHRRRFLPLFATQLLGAFNDNLYKNAAVFFVVYGVFNSEKSEAIFSAVASALFIVPFFVLSALAGQLADMRDKAQIIRWVKLAEIGIMIAGGAGLVIAWQAKHGVLEPWQDMLLMPVAMPLILLALLGMGIHSTFFGPIKYAILPQHLKAEEVLAGTGLVEAGTYIAILAGTILAGFIPVEWAAAGVFVTALVGYGTCLSVPPAPPQEAAQSLDFHILRASVQLVKNTMHDRRVFLAIASISFFWTVGAVLFIEFPLLAKRVLCASKEVASLFLVIFSIGVALGSVSINALLKGKVSARYSPPSVLVMALFVVAFQQVCTRFPATVDGHLMSIGEFLHHPLTPLLLATLGGIAVAGGMFVVPLYAFLTTIVDKSQTARTIAANNVVNSGAMVVGAAIAVGLGAAGVEIVDLVLISAAMCLISAWLAVLLVRAEREAEINGGPRPFA from the coding sequence ATGACGACATCCACCCACCTGTTGCATCGGCGGCGCTTTCTGCCTCTGTTCGCAACGCAATTGCTGGGCGCGTTCAACGACAATCTCTACAAGAATGCGGCGGTGTTCTTTGTGGTTTACGGCGTGTTCAACTCGGAAAAATCCGAAGCGATTTTCTCGGCGGTGGCCTCGGCGCTGTTCATCGTGCCGTTCTTTGTGCTCTCGGCGCTGGCCGGACAACTGGCCGATATGCGCGACAAGGCGCAGATCATCCGCTGGGTCAAACTGGCCGAAATCGGGATCATGATCGCGGGCGGCGCAGGGTTGGTCATCGCCTGGCAGGCCAAGCATGGGGTGCTTGAACCGTGGCAGGACATGCTGCTGATGCCGGTCGCGATGCCACTGATTTTGCTGGCTTTGCTGGGCATGGGCATCCATTCGACCTTTTTCGGCCCGATCAAATATGCGATCCTGCCCCAGCATCTCAAGGCGGAGGAAGTGCTGGCGGGCACCGGCCTTGTGGAGGCGGGGACGTATATCGCGATTCTGGCGGGCACGATTCTGGCCGGTTTCATTCCCGTCGAGTGGGCGGCGGCGGGCGTGTTCGTTACGGCTCTTGTGGGCTATGGCACCTGTCTTTCCGTGCCCCCCGCTCCGCCGCAGGAAGCGGCCCAGTCGCTCGATTTCCACATCCTGCGTGCCTCGGTGCAATTGGTGAAGAACACGATGCATGACCGCCGCGTGTTCCTTGCCATCGCCTCGATCAGCTTTTTCTGGACCGTGGGCGCGGTGCTGTTCATCGAATTCCCGCTGCTGGCCAAGCGCGTGCTGTGCGCCAGCAAGGAAGTGGCCAGCCTGTTCCTCGTGATCTTTTCGATCGGCGTGGCGCTGGGTTCGGTGTCGATCAACGCGCTGCTCAAGGGCAAGGTCTCGGCGCGCTATTCGCCGCCCTCGGTGCTGGTGATGGCGCTGTTCGTGGTGGCGTTTCAGCAGGTCTGCACCCGCTTTCCCGCCACGGTCGATGGCCATCTGATGAGCATCGGCGAATTCCTGCACCATCCGCTCACGCCGCTGCTGCTGGCCACGCTGGGCGGGATCGCGGTGGCGGGCGGTATGTTCGTCGTGCCGCTCTATGCCTTCCTGACCACCATCGTCGACAAATCGCAGACCGCGCGCACGATTGCGGCCAACAATGTTGTCAATTCGGGCGCCATGGTGGTGGGCGCGGCCATTGCCGTGGGGCTTGGCGCGGCGGGTGTCGAGATTGTCGATCTGGTGCTGATTTCGGCGGCCATGTGCCTGATTTCGGCCTGGCTGGCGGTGCTGCTGGTCCGCGCCGAGCGTGAGGCGGAAATCAACGGCGGGCCCCGCCCTTTCGCCTGA
- the pgsA gene encoding CDP-diacylglycerol--glycerol-3-phosphate 3-phosphatidyltransferase, which produces MLTLPNLLTLSRIVTVPVLVWLLWWPEWTAGYALAFGVYSLMGITDYFDGYLARAQGAVSKLGIFLDPIADKIMVAAVILVLTAKGVLTGPYVGELHVIAGLIILLREIAVSGLREFLGGIQVSVPVSKLAKWKTTFQILCLGALILGRAMPWWLVDVGGYVVNLPHTVGLTTLWAAAVLTMITGWDYLRVGLKHMD; this is translated from the coding sequence ATGCTCACTTTGCCCAACCTGCTCACCCTGTCCCGAATCGTCACCGTGCCTGTGCTGGTCTGGTTGCTGTGGTGGCCTGAATGGACCGCAGGTTATGCGCTGGCCTTCGGCGTTTACTCGCTGATGGGCATCACCGACTATTTTGACGGTTACCTTGCCCGCGCACAGGGGGCGGTCAGCAAGCTGGGCATCTTTCTCGACCCCATCGCCGACAAGATCATGGTGGCCGCCGTCATCCTGGTGCTGACGGCCAAGGGCGTATTGACCGGACCCTATGTCGGCGAGTTGCATGTGATCGCGGGCCTCATCATCCTGCTGCGCGAAATTGCGGTGTCGGGCCTGCGCGAATTTCTTGGCGGGATTCAGGTGTCGGTGCCGGTGTCAAAACTGGCCAAATGGAAAACCACCTTCCAGATCCTGTGCCTCGGCGCGCTGATCCTGGGCCGGGCGATGCCGTGGTGGCTGGTCGATGTGGGCGGCTATGTCGTCAATCTGCCCCATACGGTGGGCCTCACCACGCTCTGGGCCGCCGCAGTCCTGACGATGATTACCGGGTGGGATTATTTGCGGGTCGGATTGAAGCATATGGATTGA
- a CDS encoding YitT family protein, with product MTEPLSESAASPTVPHTLVEDIFGIANGCLLIGLGLDLLHEARLITGGVAGIALLLSYVLPYPPGSLFTWINLPIFALFWRRLGTPYILRTTIATLSIMALVDVVAANLVIARISMPMAAIVGGTALGIGILAVTRHATGVGGLAVIARWLSQWKGWHFGAICMAIDAVIVSSAFAVLGFERGFWSLVAALVMNGVVLVWHRPDRYRSEV from the coding sequence ATGACAGAGCCCCTTTCCGAATCCGCCGCCTCACCCACGGTGCCCCACACGCTTGTCGAAGACATTTTCGGCATCGCCAACGGCTGCCTGCTGATCGGCCTCGGACTCGACCTGTTGCACGAGGCGCGGCTGATCACCGGGGGCGTGGCAGGGATCGCGCTGCTGCTCTCCTATGTCCTGCCCTATCCGCCGGGCAGCCTGTTCACATGGATCAACCTGCCGATCTTCGCGCTGTTCTGGCGGCGGCTGGGCACGCCCTATATCCTGCGCACCACGATCGCCACGCTGTCCATCATGGCGCTGGTCGATGTGGTGGCGGCCAATCTGGTCATTGCGCGCATCAGCATGCCCATGGCCGCCATCGTGGGCGGCACCGCACTGGGCATCGGCATCCTGGCCGTCACGCGCCATGCCACGGGCGTGGGCGGGCTGGCGGTCATCGCCCGCTGGCTGTCGCAATGGAAAGGCTGGCATTTCGGGGCGATCTGCATGGCCATAGACGCGGTGATCGTCTCAAGCGCCTTCGCCGTGCTGGGCTTTGAGCGCGGCTTCTGGTCGCTGGTGGCGGCGTTGGTGATGAACGGCGTGGTGTTGGTCTGGCACAGGCCGGATCGGTATCGCAGCGAGGTTTGA
- a CDS encoding hydrogen peroxide-inducible genes activator gives MSVYQPTLKQLQYLVALHEHGHFGRAAEACFVSQSTLSAGLRDLETLLGVVLVERTKRNVRFTPLGNAVVAKSHRILREAEELSDLIHSSSQPLSGEVRMSVIPTIAPFLLPRMLPRLRRERPNLKLFLREEPSAQAIESLHHGRADCVLLALPFPTGEVEKETIELDALFVAFPKDDPRDPPAEISPDVIDEHRLLLLEDGHCLKEHALAACNRPELRASATMIGTSLHTLVQMVDNGLGLTMLPEMALDAGILNGTNVVARPLRSDSANREIALVWRRQSPRSEEFRMLAEELRAG, from the coding sequence ATGAGCGTTTACCAGCCCACGCTCAAGCAGCTGCAATATCTCGTCGCGCTGCACGAGCACGGCCATTTCGGCCGCGCGGCCGAAGCGTGCTTTGTCTCGCAGTCAACGCTTTCGGCGGGTTTGCGCGATCTGGAAACGCTGCTGGGCGTGGTGCTGGTCGAACGGACGAAGCGCAATGTGCGCTTCACGCCGCTGGGCAATGCGGTGGTGGCCAAATCGCACCGGATTTTGCGCGAGGCCGAGGAATTGTCCGACCTCATCCATTCCTCGTCCCAGCCGCTTTCGGGCGAGGTGCGGATGAGCGTGATCCCCACGATTGCGCCTTTCCTCTTGCCGCGCATGTTGCCCAGGCTGCGACGCGAAAGGCCCAATCTCAAGCTCTTCCTGCGCGAGGAGCCGAGCGCGCAGGCCATCGAATCGCTCCACCACGGGCGGGCCGATTGCGTGCTGCTGGCCCTGCCCTTTCCCACCGGAGAGGTCGAGAAGGAGACCATCGAGCTGGACGCGCTCTTCGTCGCTTTCCCCAAGGACGACCCGCGCGATCCGCCCGCCGAGATCAGCCCCGATGTGATCGACGAACACCGCCTGCTGCTGCTTGAGGATGGCCATTGCCTGAAGGAGCATGCGCTGGCGGCCTGCAACCGGCCCGAATTGCGCGCTTCGGCCACGATGATCGGCACCTCGCTGCACACCCTGGTCCAGATGGTGGACAATGGGCTGGGCCTGACCATGCTGCCCGAAATGGCGCTGGATGCGGGGATCTTGAACGGGACGAATGTGGTGGCCCGCCCCCTGCGCTCGGACAGCGCCAACCGCGAAATCGCGCTGGTCTGGCGGCGGCAATCGCCGCGTTCGGAGGAATTCCGCATGTTGGCCGAGGAATTGCGCGCGGGGTGA
- the rnd gene encoding ribonuclease D, producing MKIHKLITTSDALADLCSRLAKSEFVCVDTEFMRESTYWPELCLIQIADANEAAAIDPKAPDLDLSPLLDLLVDNEEVLKIFHAGGQDVEIIYNLTGKTPHPIFDTQIAMMAISQSEQIGYSNLVESWLGLVIDKGARFTDWSRRPLTERQIEYAIGDVTHLAKIFPKILKRLIKTGRGQWLDAEMERLADPENYRNDAQNAWLRIKAAGRNPAMLGRLRAIAAWREYEAQDKNIPRGRIARDETLADIASHPPKTQADLAKVRGLSTGWKDNDIGKRLMQTLADAQPLAEAEMPPKAPRGAPLGKEGALVADLLKLLLKIRAREIDVAARLLARSDDLELLAAGVRKGVSVLEGWRFDVFGRDALDLVEGKLAFAVVNGRLKMTHVDELHGDMREANPEAAAMVQEAGEEE from the coding sequence ATGAAGATTCACAAGCTCATCACCACTTCCGACGCGCTGGCCGATCTTTGCAGCCGTCTGGCGAAATCGGAATTCGTCTGCGTCGATACCGAATTCATGCGCGAGAGCACTTATTGGCCCGAACTGTGTCTGATCCAGATCGCCGATGCCAATGAGGCCGCCGCCATCGACCCCAAGGCGCCCGACCTCGATCTGTCCCCGCTGCTCGACCTGCTGGTGGACAATGAGGAAGTGCTCAAGATCTTCCACGCGGGCGGGCAGGATGTGGAAATCATCTACAATCTGACCGGCAAGACCCCTCACCCGATCTTCGACACCCAGATCGCGATGATGGCGATCAGCCAGAGCGAGCAGATCGGCTATTCCAATCTGGTCGAAAGCTGGCTCGGTCTGGTGATCGACAAGGGCGCGCGGTTTACCGACTGGAGCCGTCGCCCCCTTACCGAGCGCCAGATCGAATATGCGATTGGCGATGTCACCCATCTTGCCAAGATCTTTCCCAAGATCCTGAAACGCCTGATCAAAACCGGGCGCGGGCAATGGCTGGACGCGGAAATGGAGCGCCTGGCCGACCCCGAAAATTACCGCAACGATGCCCAGAACGCCTGGCTGAGAATCAAGGCTGCCGGGCGTAATCCGGCGATGCTGGGCCGGTTGCGCGCGATTGCGGCATGGCGCGAATATGAGGCGCAGGACAAGAACATCCCGCGCGGCCGCATCGCCCGCGACGAAACGCTGGCCGACATTGCCAGCCACCCGCCCAAGACGCAGGCCGATCTGGCCAAGGTGCGCGGGCTGTCCACCGGATGGAAGGACAATGATATCGGCAAGCGCCTGATGCAGACGCTGGCCGATGCCCAGCCTTTGGCCGAGGCCGAAATGCCGCCCAAGGCCCCCCGCGGCGCGCCATTGGGCAAGGAAGGCGCACTGGTCGCCGACCTGCTCAAGCTGCTGCTGAAGATCCGCGCGCGAGAGATTGATGTCGCCGCCCGCCTGCTGGCGCGCAGCGACGATCTGGAACTGCTGGCCGCCGGTGTCCGCAAGGGTGTCAGCGTGCTCGAAGGCTGGCGCTTTGATGTGTTTGGCCGCGATGCGCTCGATCTGGTCGAGGGCAAGCTGGCCTTTGCCGTGGTCAACGGGCGGCTGAAAATGACCCATGTCGATGAATTGCATGGCGACATGCGGGAAGCCAATCCCGAAGCAGCCGCCATGGTACAGGAAGCGGGCGAGGAAGAATGA
- the aspS gene encoding aspartate--tRNA ligase yields the protein MSSPNTQAHPYRSHTCGALNADAVGQNVRLSGWVHRKRDHGGVLFVDLRDHYGITQIVADSDSAALPVLESLRVESVVTINGVVKARSEGTVNPNLPTGSIEVFAREATVLSRAEELPMPVAGEQEYPEEIRLKYRFLDLRRETLHANIVKRTKVISSMRRAMEDIGFTEYSTPILTASSPEGARDFLVPSRIHPGTFFALPQAPQQYKQLLMVAGFDRYFQIAPCFRDEDPRADRLPGEFYQLDLEMSFVTQEEVWETMEPVIGGIFEKFADGRSVTPTGSFPRIAYDDAILRYGSDKPDLRNPILISDVSHHFTTSGFGLFEKIVGTGGVVRAIPAPNTADKSRKFFDEMNEWARSEGHAGLGYVTRKGGEFGGPIAKNHGTEGMEKLYAELGLGADDGLFFAAGKPDQAAKLAGAARTRCGTLLGLIDENKFELCWIVDFPFFEEGEEPGSIDFAHNPFSMPQGGLEALTDGRDPLSIKAFQYDLVCNGFEIASGSIRNQHPDLMVKAFETVGLSKQDVEERFGGMYRAFQYGAPPHGGMAAGVDRIVMLICGAQNLREITLFPMNQRAEDLLMNAPAPASLKQLRELHIRVVEQPKG from the coding sequence ATGTCCTCGCCCAACACACAGGCGCATCCCTATCGCTCGCATACCTGCGGCGCGCTCAATGCGGATGCCGTGGGTCAGAATGTCCGCCTCTCCGGCTGGGTCCACCGCAAGCGGGACCATGGCGGGGTGCTGTTTGTCGACCTGCGCGATCATTACGGCATCACCCAGATCGTGGCCGACAGCGATTCGGCGGCCCTGCCGGTGCTGGAATCCCTGCGCGTGGAAAGCGTCGTCACGATCAACGGTGTGGTCAAGGCGCGCAGCGAAGGCACTGTGAACCCCAACCTGCCGACCGGCAGCATTGAGGTGTTCGCCCGTGAAGCCACCGTGCTGAGCCGCGCCGAGGAACTGCCGATGCCGGTGGCGGGCGAGCAGGAATATCCCGAGGAAATCCGGTTGAAGTACCGCTTCCTCGACCTGCGCCGCGAAACGCTGCACGCCAATATCGTGAAGCGCACCAAGGTCATCTCCTCGATGCGCCGCGCTATGGAAGACATCGGCTTTACCGAATATTCGACGCCGATCCTGACGGCTTCCTCGCCCGAAGGCGCGCGCGACTTCCTCGTGCCCAGCCGTATCCACCCCGGCACCTTCTTCGCGCTGCCCCAGGCGCCGCAGCAGTATAAGCAATTGCTGATGGTGGCCGGTTTCGACCGCTATTTCCAGATCGCGCCCTGCTTCCGCGACGAAGATCCGCGCGCGGATCGTCTGCCGGGCGAATTCTATCAGCTTGACCTCGAAATGAGCTTTGTCACGCAGGAAGAAGTCTGGGAAACGATGGAGCCGGTGATCGGCGGCATCTTTGAAAAGTTTGCCGACGGCCGCAGCGTGACGCCCACGGGCAGTTTCCCGCGCATCGCCTATGACGATGCGATCCTGCGTTATGGCAGCGACAAGCCCGACCTGCGCAACCCGATCCTGATCTCGGACGTGTCGCATCACTTTACGACCAGCGGCTTTGGCCTGTTTGAAAAGATCGTCGGCACGGGCGGCGTTGTGCGCGCCATTCCGGCCCCGAACACGGCGGACAAGAGCCGCAAGTTCTTTGACGAAATGAACGAATGGGCGCGCAGCGAAGGCCATGCCGGGCTTGGCTATGTCACCCGCAAGGGCGGCGAATTTGGCGGCCCGATTGCCAAGAACCACGGCACCGAAGGCATGGAAAAGCTCTATGCCGAACTGGGCCTTGGGGCAGACGATGGCCTGTTCTTTGCCGCGGGCAAGCCCGATCAGGCCGCCAAGCTGGCAGGGGCTGCGCGCACGCGTTGCGGCACGCTGCTGGGCCTGATCGACGAGAACAAGTTCGAGCTGTGCTGGATCGTCGACTTCCCCTTCTTTGAGGAAGGCGAGGAGCCGGGCAGCATCGACTTTGCCCACAACCCCTTCTCGATGCCGCAGGGCGGTCTTGAAGCGCTGACCGATGGGCGCGATCCGCTCTCGATCAAGGCGTTCCAGTATGACCTCGTCTGCAACGGCTTTGAAATCGCCTCGGGCTCGATCCGTAACCAGCACCCGGACCTGATGGTCAAGGCGTTTGAAACCGTGGGCCTGAGCAAGCAGGATGTGGAAGAGCGCTTTGGCGGCATGTATCGCGCGTTCCAGTATGGCGCGCCGCCGCATGGCGGCATGGCGGCGGGTGTGGACCGCATCGTCATGCTGATCTGCGGCGCGCAGAACCTGCGCGAAATCACGCTGTTCCCGATGAACCAGCGCGCCGAGGATCTGTTGATGAACGCGCCGGCTCCCGCCAGCCTGAAGCAATTGCGCGAGCTTCACATCCGCGTGGTGGAACAGCCCAAGGGCTGA